The following are encoded in a window of Pseudomonas sp. St316 genomic DNA:
- the benB gene encoding benzoate 1,2-dioxygenase small subunit produces the protein MSTYEVVRDFLYREARYLDDGQWDQWLELYAVDATFWMPAWDDNDTLTEDPQSEISLIWYGNRGGLEDRVFRIKTERSSATIPDTRTSHNLSNIEIVEQTEGQCVVRFNWHTLSFRYQVTDSYFGSSFYTLDLRGEQPLIKAKKVVLKNDYVRQVIDIYHI, from the coding sequence ATGAGTACTTATGAAGTTGTGCGCGACTTTCTCTATCGCGAAGCTCGCTACCTGGACGATGGCCAATGGGATCAATGGCTGGAGCTGTACGCCGTTGATGCCACCTTCTGGATGCCAGCATGGGACGACAACGACACGCTCACCGAAGATCCGCAAAGCGAAATATCGCTGATCTGGTACGGCAATCGTGGCGGCCTGGAAGACCGTGTATTCCGCATCAAGACCGAGCGATCGAGTGCGACCATTCCGGACACGCGCACCTCTCACAACCTGAGCAACATTGAAATTGTCGAGCAGACCGAAGGGCAGTGTGTGGTGCGCTTCAACTGGCACACCCTGAGCTTTCGCTACCAGGTAACGGACAGCTATTTCGGCAGCAGTTTCTACACCCTCGATCTGCGCGGCGAACAGCCGCTGATCAAGGCAAAGAAAGTTGTTCTGAAAAACGATTATGTCCGCCAGGTCATCGACATCTACCACATCTGA
- the benA gene encoding benzoate 1,2-dioxygenase large subunit, producing MSLGNDYLNALLEEDKEKGIYRCKREMFTDPRLFELEMTHIFEGNWIYLAHESQLPNNNDFLTTTMGRQPIFIARNKDGVLNAFLNACSHRGAMLCRHKSGNRSSYTCPFHGWTFNNSGKLLKVKDPSEAGYPEGFNCEGSHDLTKVARFESYRGFLFGSLNPNVKPLAEHLGESSKIIDMIVDQSPEGLEVLRGSNSYIYEGNWKLTAENGADGYHVSSVHWNYAATQNQRKQRESGEEIKTMSAGSWAKNGGGFYSFDHGHLLLWTRWANPEDRPAYERRDELARDFGQARADWMIENSRNLCLYPNVYLMDQFSSQIRIARPISVDKTEITIYCIAPKGESAEARAKRIRQYEDFFNVSGMATPDDLEEFRSCQTGYGAGRGWNDMSRGANHWVEGADTAAQEIDLKPLLSGKRTEDEGLFVLQHKYWQETMLKAVSAEQELIPVEAVQ from the coding sequence ATGTCCCTGGGAAACGACTACCTGAATGCCCTGCTTGAAGAAGACAAGGAGAAAGGCATCTACCGCTGCAAGCGGGAGATGTTCACCGATCCGCGTCTGTTCGAACTGGAGATGACGCACATCTTCGAAGGCAACTGGATTTACCTTGCCCACGAAAGCCAGCTTCCCAACAACAACGACTTCCTGACCACCACCATGGGGCGTCAGCCGATTTTTATCGCGCGCAACAAAGACGGTGTACTCAACGCTTTTCTCAATGCCTGCAGTCACCGCGGCGCGATGCTTTGCCGACACAAGTCCGGCAATCGTTCCAGCTACACCTGCCCATTTCACGGTTGGACGTTCAATAACAGCGGCAAACTGCTCAAGGTCAAGGATCCAAGCGAGGCTGGATACCCCGAGGGTTTCAATTGTGAAGGTTCCCATGACCTCACAAAAGTCGCTCGTTTCGAGTCCTATCGTGGCTTTCTGTTTGGCAGCCTGAACCCCAACGTAAAGCCATTGGCGGAGCATTTGGGCGAATCATCCAAAATCATCGACATGATCGTGGATCAATCGCCGGAAGGGTTGGAGGTGTTGCGTGGCTCCAACTCCTACATCTATGAAGGCAACTGGAAACTGACGGCCGAAAACGGCGCTGACGGCTACCATGTGAGCTCTGTTCACTGGAACTACGCCGCGACCCAGAACCAGCGCAAGCAACGCGAGTCGGGCGAAGAAATCAAAACCATGAGCGCCGGTAGCTGGGCAAAAAATGGGGGGGGTTTCTATTCCTTCGACCACGGCCATTTGTTGCTATGGACTCGTTGGGCCAACCCCGAGGATCGACCTGCCTATGAGCGTCGCGATGAGCTGGCCCGTGACTTCGGGCAGGCTCGCGCCGATTGGATGATCGAAAACTCCCGCAACCTCTGCTTGTACCCGAACGTGTATTTGATGGATCAGTTCAGCTCGCAGATTCGCATCGCTCGGCCTATCTCGGTCGATAAGACTGAAATCACTATTTACTGCATCGCCCCCAAAGGCGAGAGCGCCGAAGCCCGCGCCAAGCGTATTCGTCAATACGAAGACTTCTTCAACGTCAGTGGCATGGCAACGCCGGACGATTTGGAGGAGTTCCGCTCCTGCCAGACCGGTTACGGCGCTGGTCGCGGATGGAATGACATGTCTCGCGGCGCAAACCACTGGGTAGAGGGCGCAGACACCGCAGCGCAGGAGATCGATCTCAAACCGTTGCTCTCCGGCAAACGCACCGAAGACGAGGGCCTATTTGTACTGCAGCACAAGTATTGGCAAGAGACCATGCTCAAGGCCGTGTCCGCCGAGCAGGAATTGATCCCGGTGGAGGCCGTGCAATGA
- a CDS encoding AraC family transcriptional regulator, with protein MDNHLLSERSSIFQDADPYAVSDYVNLHVGSHRIGLSRTTHPQASLNHRKFADLDLCRISYGGSVRVTSPALESVYHLQVLLSGNCLWRGHKREHYLLPGELLLINPDDPVDLTYSQDCEKFILKLPVHLLESICDELRWFRPATGIRFLRNHYQLDELEGFLGLLAMICQESEASTPIMRVQEHYAQIIGSKLLSLMTTNVSRESAGAQSASFDRILDYIDRNLKRDLNAEHLAQQLSVSTRSLYLLFERQLGITPLQYIRQRKLERIQACLSDPGCPVRSLTEVALDYGFLHLGRFSELYRLQFGELPSHTLKSRV; from the coding sequence ATGGATAACCATCTGCTCAGCGAGCGCAGTAGCATTTTTCAGGATGCGGATCCTTACGCAGTGTCCGACTATGTGAATCTGCATGTTGGATCCCATCGCATCGGCCTTTCTCGAACCACCCACCCCCAGGCCAGCTTGAACCATCGAAAGTTTGCGGATCTGGACCTGTGTCGCATCAGCTATGGCGGAAGCGTGCGTGTTACGTCACCCGCACTGGAGAGCGTTTACCACCTTCAGGTATTGCTAAGCGGCAACTGTCTGTGGCGGGGCCATAAGCGTGAGCACTACCTTCTTCCCGGCGAGTTGCTGTTGATCAATCCAGACGATCCTGTCGACCTGACGTACTCGCAGGATTGCGAGAAATTCATTCTTAAATTACCCGTGCATTTGCTTGAATCGATATGTGATGAGCTGCGGTGGTTCCGGCCTGCGACGGGCATACGTTTTCTGCGTAATCATTATCAGCTGGACGAACTGGAGGGGTTCCTAGGCTTGCTGGCAATGATTTGCCAGGAGTCCGAGGCCAGTACTCCAATCATGCGGGTGCAAGAGCACTACGCCCAGATAATCGGTAGTAAGTTGCTGTCGCTCATGACGACCAACGTCAGCCGCGAAAGCGCCGGGGCACAATCGGCCAGCTTCGATCGCATTCTCGATTATATAGACCGGAATCTGAAACGAGACTTGAACGCTGAGCACTTGGCACAACAGCTCAGCGTGAGCACGAGGTCCTTGTACTTACTGTTCGAGCGCCAATTGGGTATCACACCTTTGCAGTACATTCGCCAGCGCAAGTTGGAACGCATTCAAGCTTGCCTGAGCGACCCGGGCTGTCCGGTCCGCAGCCTTACTGAAGTGGCGCTGGACTATGGTTTTCTGCACCTGGGTCGCTTCTCTGAGCTTTACCGTTTGCAGTTCGGCGAGCTTCCTTCGCACACCCTCAAATCCCGCGTCTAA
- a CDS encoding methyl-accepting chemotaxis protein has product MRFARVSIKWKITLLAGFCLLCTVVLLVGTSLYRMDTSLELVKSANSQMLEAAARARMEARGEQQAETTQRFFSDIYNYGNQFTRQVQQLREQATKHGADPRELRQDLNQLVHDGLKANPSLLSLYVVFAPDALDGQDAPFTDESTSGSNEKGRFASYWSQKDSTDSYMAVPEKIIEDTTPMLDGTPFNTWYSCPEQTLRPCVLNPYFDDTSGQPLLMTTLAFPVIEKGKVVAIIGADISLSRLQQLSLDGSQKLYEGRGTLRIVSSAGLVAGDSHNPGSLGRTLESVQEDGADLLSMLSSGKSQAMDTLTSLRILEPLKVTPEGKPWGLVIEVPRAILLEPALALHQELDERSLSGALWETGLAGGVALLGLVVLWLTARGVSKPILSVANMLRDIASGEGDLTKRLDYQGSDELGQLAGWFNRFLDKLHPIIRDVKASVHDARTTADQSATLSEQTSTGMEHQFREIEQVATASQEMSATAHDVANSAAQAAQAARGAEQATSDGLTVIQQTTQLIDGLAKDMSLAVREVEGLAASSGKIGSVLDVIRAIAEQTNLLALNAAIEAARAGDAGRGFAVVADEVRGLAKRTQDSVEEVRLVIETLQRGTSEVVNAMNNSHQQAQGSAGQVVQAVTALQRISGAVSIINDMNLQIASAAEEQSAVAEEVNRNVASIRDVTESLSDQSRKSAQISQSLNHLANHQQQLMAQFKV; this is encoded by the coding sequence ATGCGTTTCGCGCGTGTGTCCATCAAGTGGAAAATCACTTTATTGGCGGGATTTTGTCTGCTGTGTACCGTCGTACTGCTGGTGGGTACCTCCCTGTATCGCATGGACACCAGTCTCGAACTGGTTAAATCAGCCAATTCGCAGATGCTTGAGGCGGCTGCCCGTGCCCGCATGGAAGCCCGTGGAGAACAGCAAGCTGAGACCACTCAGCGCTTTTTTTCGGACATCTATAATTACGGCAACCAGTTTACTCGCCAAGTCCAACAACTTCGCGAGCAAGCAACCAAGCATGGAGCCGATCCCCGTGAGCTGCGCCAGGATCTGAATCAACTGGTGCATGATGGCCTTAAAGCCAATCCTTCGCTATTGAGCTTGTACGTGGTCTTTGCGCCTGATGCACTGGACGGCCAGGACGCGCCCTTTACGGATGAATCTACCTCCGGCAGTAATGAAAAAGGTCGATTTGCTTCTTACTGGAGTCAAAAGGATTCGACAGACAGTTACATGGCGGTGCCTGAGAAAATCATCGAGGACACCACACCTATGTTGGATGGCACCCCGTTCAACACCTGGTATAGCTGCCCAGAGCAGACCCTCAGGCCATGCGTGCTCAATCCTTATTTTGACGACACGTCTGGCCAGCCTTTACTGATGACCACGCTTGCTTTTCCAGTCATCGAAAAAGGCAAAGTCGTAGCAATCATTGGCGCGGATATCAGCTTGAGCCGCTTGCAGCAGCTCAGCCTGGATGGCAGCCAAAAACTCTATGAGGGCAGGGGAACATTGCGAATCGTGAGCTCCGCCGGTTTGGTCGCTGGGGATAGCCATAACCCGGGTTCGCTCGGTCGCACATTGGAAAGCGTCCAAGAGGATGGAGCTGACCTACTGTCGATGTTGAGCTCTGGTAAATCCCAGGCCATGGACACGCTTACGAGCCTACGGATTCTGGAGCCGCTGAAGGTGACTCCTGAAGGGAAACCTTGGGGGCTGGTTATAGAGGTTCCGCGCGCAATCTTGCTGGAACCGGCGCTTGCGCTTCACCAGGAACTTGATGAGCGAAGCCTGTCCGGTGCGCTCTGGGAAACAGGGCTTGCCGGCGGCGTCGCGCTGTTAGGTCTGGTTGTGCTGTGGTTGACCGCCCGCGGCGTCAGTAAGCCGATCCTGAGCGTGGCCAACATGCTTCGCGACATCGCCAGCGGTGAGGGTGATCTCACCAAACGATTGGACTATCAAGGCAGTGATGAACTGGGGCAGTTAGCCGGTTGGTTCAATCGCTTCCTGGACAAACTCCACCCGATAATCCGAGACGTGAAGGCGTCGGTGCACGATGCCCGTACAACCGCAGACCAATCAGCAACACTGTCCGAGCAAACCAGTACAGGGATGGAGCATCAGTTCAGGGAAATCGAACAGGTGGCCACCGCTTCGCAGGAAATGAGCGCAACGGCCCATGATGTGGCCAATAGCGCGGCCCAGGCTGCGCAAGCGGCTCGTGGTGCGGAACAGGCGACCTCGGATGGCCTGACGGTGATACAGCAAACCACCCAACTGATTGATGGGTTGGCTAAAGACATGAGTCTTGCGGTCAGAGAAGTCGAAGGTTTGGCAGCCAGCAGCGGCAAGATTGGTTCTGTGCTGGACGTGATACGGGCGATCGCCGAGCAAACCAATCTGTTGGCATTGAATGCGGCCATTGAGGCTGCGCGGGCGGGTGACGCGGGGCGGGGATTCGCAGTCGTGGCCGACGAAGTGAGGGGATTGGCAAAACGAACTCAGGATTCCGTCGAAGAAGTCCGCCTGGTGATCGAGACGTTGCAGCGCGGTACCAGTGAAGTGGTAAATGCGATGAACAACAGTCACCAACAGGCCCAGGGGAGCGCAGGACAGGTCGTGCAAGCGGTGACGGCACTGCAGCGTATAAGCGGCGCGGTTTCGATCATCAATGACATGAACCTACAGATTGCCAGTGCGGCCGAGGAGCAAAGTGCCGTAGCAGAGGAGGTGAATCGGAACGTCGCGTCTATACGTGATGTCACCGAGTCCCTCTCCGATCAATCAAGGAAATCCGCGCAGATCAGCCAGTCATTGAATCACCTGGCCAATCATCAACAACAGTTGATGGCGCAATTCAAAGTCTGA
- a CDS encoding S8 family serine peptidase, which translates to MTVRIGVIDSGGPLMEIGGSLAFLPDGRIEACIPDRLGHGTIVAQVIRNSCPEAIITHAQVFRERPVTTAAQVAMALNWFVSQPSSHRMDIVCMSLGLAADRAPLREAIYNACAEKMLVVAASPARGVACYPAGYASVIGGTGDARCHWEQLSRLGPRLFGAWSNSPEQAGQGMAGASLGAARVAGHLANILLREGRALEFEEALTLMGECCDYFGSEKRTG; encoded by the coding sequence ATGACCGTCCGTATTGGTGTGATTGACAGCGGAGGACCCTTGATGGAAATCGGAGGTTCTCTGGCTTTTCTTCCCGATGGGCGGATCGAGGCGTGCATACCCGATCGCCTGGGGCATGGAACGATAGTTGCGCAGGTGATTCGCAATAGCTGCCCTGAGGCAATCATTACCCACGCGCAAGTGTTTCGTGAGCGGCCGGTAACAACTGCCGCTCAGGTAGCCATGGCGCTCAACTGGTTCGTCTCGCAACCCTCTTCTCATCGAATGGACATTGTTTGCATGAGCCTGGGACTTGCTGCGGATCGTGCGCCTTTGCGCGAGGCTATCTACAACGCGTGTGCTGAGAAAATGCTGGTCGTTGCGGCCAGCCCGGCCCGCGGTGTCGCTTGTTATCCAGCGGGTTATGCGAGTGTGATCGGGGGTACCGGAGATGCTCGTTGTCATTGGGAGCAGCTCTCGCGCTTGGGCCCCCGCTTGTTTGGCGCCTGGAGTAATTCACCTGAACAGGCCGGGCAGGGCATGGCCGGAGCCAGCCTGGGCGCCGCGCGGGTGGCGGGGCATTTGGCCAACATCCTCTTGCGAGAGGGGCGTGCTCTGGAGTTCGAGGAGGCTCTTACCCTGATGGGCGAGTGCTGCGATTACTTTGGGTCTGAAAAAAGAACAGGCTGA
- the peaD gene encoding quinohemoprotein amine dehydrogenase subunit beta translates to MIKSTCFAVLSVIGVMSGVTPAVAKDFLSVVAHPDKVFIVDMDNRKILKDFVVENSGATPIVSAVSPDAKYVYVLANGSQSVIKMDMETGKNLLRLDMSKADERVWATWGMNLSPDGKTLAVYQNPVKQLRNEFKVQPTRIALYDAETLTLKFTAPAPRQVTMLMYSTDGKKIYALGKDMYVFDAESGKQLEEMPIQKWSQKDHFPPDMLNVWYQYDNSQLMVAPYYVKLRNKDPANPETFQTGLLTLDLNKGKLHMNDIEPTQTIYFSMAASPDQKRAYAVYNVLQSFDLEKRGKPLKQVSLPHTFYSVTISSDNKYVWIGGAGGDLLIYDGATLEKVGELKLPGNANMSNNSALRLFTVQ, encoded by the coding sequence ATGATAAAGTCAACCTGCTTCGCCGTGCTGTCGGTAATCGGTGTAATGAGCGGCGTCACGCCTGCCGTGGCTAAAGATTTTTTGTCTGTTGTAGCGCACCCTGACAAAGTTTTCATCGTGGATATGGACAACCGCAAGATCCTGAAAGACTTTGTAGTTGAAAACAGTGGCGCTACGCCGATTGTTTCCGCAGTAAGCCCTGACGCCAAATATGTGTACGTCTTGGCTAATGGAAGCCAAAGCGTCATAAAGATGGACATGGAGACAGGCAAAAATCTGCTCCGACTGGATATGAGCAAAGCCGACGAGCGTGTCTGGGCAACGTGGGGCATGAATCTTTCGCCTGACGGCAAGACCCTCGCGGTGTATCAGAATCCCGTGAAGCAATTGCGCAACGAATTCAAAGTTCAGCCCACCCGTATTGCGTTATACGATGCGGAGACCTTGACGTTGAAGTTTACAGCGCCTGCCCCTCGCCAGGTGACGATGTTGATGTACTCGACTGACGGGAAAAAGATTTATGCGTTGGGCAAAGATATGTATGTCTTCGATGCTGAATCGGGAAAACAACTGGAGGAGATGCCTATCCAGAAATGGTCGCAAAAGGATCATTTCCCTCCAGATATGCTGAATGTCTGGTACCAGTATGACAACTCTCAGCTCATGGTCGCACCGTACTATGTCAAGTTGCGCAATAAGGATCCTGCGAACCCTGAAACATTCCAAACTGGGCTGCTTACTCTTGATTTGAATAAGGGCAAGCTGCACATGAACGATATTGAGCCCACCCAAACTATTTATTTTTCAATGGCTGCCAGTCCGGACCAGAAACGCGCTTATGCCGTTTATAACGTGCTGCAGTCGTTCGATCTGGAAAAGCGCGGGAAACCTCTCAAGCAAGTAAGCCTTCCCCATACGTTTTACTCCGTCACCATCAGTTCCGATAACAAATATGTCTGGATTGGTGGCGCTGGGGGCGATCTGCTTATTTATGACGGTGCCACCCTGGAAAAGGTGGGGGAGTTGAAACTGCCAGGCAACGCGAACATGTCAAACAACTCAGCCTTGCGATTGTTCACGGTTCAGTAA
- the qhpC gene encoding quinohemoprotein amine dehydrogenase subunit gamma has protein sequence MKHLTPANAKAKAFVEAHAEGREEEVVAMNALVGCSTSFDPGWEIDGFGGVSNLCQPMEADLYACSDPCWWPAQVPDTMSTYPTWGKDTADPTQDWRNLNSVFPESKG, from the coding sequence ATGAAACATTTGACTCCAGCCAATGCAAAGGCTAAGGCCTTTGTTGAAGCACACGCCGAAGGTCGTGAGGAAGAAGTTGTAGCGATGAATGCCTTGGTGGGCTGCTCGACTTCTTTTGATCCGGGATGGGAAATCGATGGATTTGGTGGCGTTTCCAACCTGTGCCAGCCCATGGAAGCCGATTTGTATGCATGTTCCGACCCTTGCTGGTGGCCTGCACAAGTTCCAGACACGATGTCTACTTACCCAACATGGGGCAAGGACACTGCAGATCCAACTCAAGATTGGCGCAATCTGAATTCCGTATTCCCCGAATCCAAGGGCTAA
- the peaB gene encoding quinohemoprotein amine dehydrogenase maturation protein: protein MTALTLIRHNAHQIDVDGHAMMMHVPSSSLFELDGVGRDVYDLFSRFDSVDSEVMRTELGARHSPESLAECISSFIDLDILREPGIAQSPRVIAKVDEIPLSTIVLNVNTGCNLSCTYCYKEDLTTPSKGVKMSFEIAKASFEMLLKQAKNRDQVNLVFFGGEPLSNYALIREMVPYAEARAAQEGKKIDFSLTTNGTLLTEPMVDWLNEHRFGLTVSMDGPKAMHDANRITVGGNGTYDVVARKVRMLLSRYTARAVGVRVTLTRGVTDVLGIHHHLKNDLGFAEVGFGPATSGPIASFNLDNDALKQVFNDMKTLGRRYVEAACRGENIGFSNMHQLLTDIAQGTKKVVPCGAGLGLLAVDKDGDLHLCHRFVGSDQPTYGNVDRGIDVPKLAAFIEGAQDRSSFGCKTCRIRSICAGGCYHESYAKQGDPFAPVYHYCDLLRDWVDFGIESYVRIMKNNPSFFRNHIEPRSAKP, encoded by the coding sequence ATGACAGCGCTTACCCTTATTCGGCATAACGCGCATCAGATCGATGTGGATGGTCATGCCATGATGATGCATGTCCCCAGCAGCAGCCTTTTCGAGCTTGATGGGGTTGGTCGCGACGTATACGACCTTTTTAGTCGCTTCGATAGTGTCGACAGCGAGGTGATGCGCACCGAGCTTGGTGCCCGGCATTCCCCGGAAAGCCTGGCAGAGTGTATTAGCAGTTTTATCGACCTGGACATCCTGCGAGAGCCAGGTATTGCGCAATCGCCTCGCGTTATCGCCAAGGTTGACGAGATACCACTTTCAACAATTGTTCTGAACGTGAATACCGGCTGCAATCTTTCCTGTACTTACTGCTACAAGGAAGATCTCACGACTCCCTCGAAGGGCGTCAAGATGAGCTTTGAAATTGCCAAGGCCTCGTTTGAGATGCTACTCAAACAGGCCAAAAATCGGGATCAGGTGAATCTTGTTTTTTTTGGTGGTGAGCCGCTTTCCAACTACGCACTCATCCGCGAGATGGTTCCTTACGCCGAAGCCCGTGCGGCGCAAGAGGGCAAGAAAATTGATTTTTCGTTGACCACCAACGGCACGCTATTAACGGAGCCCATGGTCGATTGGCTCAACGAACATCGCTTTGGCCTGACAGTATCAATGGACGGCCCGAAAGCGATGCATGATGCCAACCGCATTACGGTGGGGGGCAACGGAACCTATGACGTGGTGGCGCGCAAGGTACGGATGTTGCTCTCCCGCTATACCGCACGGGCTGTCGGGGTGAGAGTGACACTGACCCGCGGAGTGACAGACGTCCTGGGTATCCATCATCACCTGAAGAATGATCTGGGTTTTGCTGAAGTTGGATTTGGGCCAGCGACTTCGGGCCCCATTGCGTCTTTCAATCTGGATAACGATGCGTTGAAGCAGGTTTTCAACGACATGAAGACCCTGGGGCGGCGGTATGTCGAGGCGGCTTGCCGTGGCGAAAATATCGGCTTTTCAAACATGCACCAACTGCTGACGGACATCGCACAGGGCACTAAAAAAGTAGTGCCTTGTGGTGCCGGTTTGGGATTGCTGGCCGTGGATAAGGATGGGGATCTGCATCTATGTCATCGTTTTGTTGGGTCAGATCAACCGACCTATGGCAACGTCGATCGCGGTATCGATGTGCCTAAGTTGGCAGCGTTCATTGAGGGCGCCCAAGACCGAAGCAGTTTCGGTTGTAAAACGTGCCGAATTCGCTCTATCTGTGCGGGCGGGTGTTATCACGAGTCTTATGCAAAACAAGGTGATCCATTTGCGCCTGTTTATCATTACTGTGACTTGCTGCGTGACTGGGTAGATTTCGGAATCGAATCTTACGTGCGAATAATGAAAAATAATCCAAGCTTTTTCCGTAATCATATCGAACCACGGAGCGCCAAACCATGA
- the peaA gene encoding quinohemoprotein amine dehydrogenase subunit alpha: MKPLRRLAFISCSTVLALAISPFSVAQTGEQVLNTMCAACHIAADGSFERIDAVRKTPEAWDMTVVRMMRNHHVPLTQDDRTAVVRYLAQTRGLSVKETEGRRYVLEKEPVATDVAPNQMMTETCSRCHSYARVALQRRTPADWEKLLNFHLGQFPTLELQAMARDRDWWTYVNSEVLPFLAKNYPLGQAPKAVNVKLGESWIVTGHQPGRGDYSGTLSLKPAQEGYDVSMVLESKAGSATYQGRGVLLGEGEWRATLSDGKQEIRQVFALNADGSLTGRWFDKSNEVIGGRVIAMPTNASSRILSVSPSYLRSGAESEITLVGVGLSGQPVLPKGVTGTVVSQSDNKVVMKLSSGKALGTVKVGIGKATAPLVVFSKLDGVRVEPEQTIARVGGNGGPIAKVPAQFEAIGMLKGADGKLGTDDDIRVGAFDASWAVDNWDEGAAKMQDVKYAGSIEQNGRFMPADAGLNPERPMSTNNLGNLKVIATVDDNGKSLPGEARLYVTVQRFVDTPIR; this comes from the coding sequence ATGAAACCACTCCGTCGTCTTGCGTTCATCTCATGTAGTACGGTGTTGGCGCTCGCCATCTCGCCGTTTTCGGTAGCTCAGACAGGGGAGCAGGTTCTAAATACCATGTGCGCCGCTTGTCATATCGCTGCCGATGGAAGTTTCGAGCGTATAGACGCCGTGCGTAAAACCCCTGAGGCCTGGGATATGACAGTCGTGCGGATGATGCGTAACCATCATGTTCCGCTGACCCAGGATGACCGCACCGCAGTCGTGAGATATCTAGCCCAGACACGCGGGCTGAGCGTGAAGGAAACCGAGGGACGTCGTTACGTCTTGGAAAAGGAGCCTGTAGCGACAGACGTGGCACCTAATCAGATGATGACTGAAACCTGTTCCAGATGTCACTCCTATGCGCGAGTCGCATTGCAACGTCGAACGCCTGCGGACTGGGAGAAGTTGCTCAACTTCCACCTTGGTCAATTCCCGACGCTGGAGCTTCAGGCCATGGCGCGTGATCGGGATTGGTGGACATATGTGAATAGCGAAGTCCTGCCATTCCTGGCGAAAAACTATCCCCTTGGTCAGGCGCCAAAAGCAGTCAACGTCAAATTGGGCGAGAGCTGGATTGTGACGGGTCATCAGCCAGGGCGTGGCGACTATTCCGGAACGCTGTCATTGAAGCCAGCGCAGGAGGGCTATGATGTTTCCATGGTACTCGAGAGCAAAGCGGGTTCAGCGACGTACCAAGGGCGGGGAGTGCTTTTGGGCGAAGGTGAGTGGCGCGCTACGTTAAGCGACGGTAAGCAGGAAATTCGGCAGGTTTTTGCGCTTAATGCAGATGGGTCACTCACTGGCCGTTGGTTCGACAAATCAAATGAAGTGATTGGCGGCCGCGTGATCGCGATGCCCACCAATGCCTCGTCTCGGATTCTCTCTGTCAGCCCGTCTTATCTTAGATCCGGGGCAGAGAGTGAGATCACGCTTGTCGGTGTGGGGCTGTCAGGTCAGCCGGTTCTGCCAAAAGGTGTCACAGGAACCGTTGTTTCTCAGAGTGATAACAAAGTCGTGATGAAGCTTTCATCAGGAAAAGCTCTGGGCACTGTGAAGGTCGGTATCGGAAAGGCAACAGCACCATTGGTGGTTTTTTCCAAGCTCGACGGTGTTCGTGTTGAGCCTGAACAAACGATCGCTCGAGTTGGCGGCAATGGTGGTCCCATCGCAAAGGTCCCCGCGCAGTTTGAGGCAATAGGCATGCTCAAGGGCGCTGACGGGAAACTGGGAACCGATGACGACATCCGTGTTGGGGCGTTTGATGCTTCCTGGGCGGTGGATAACTGGGACGAAGGGGCCGCGAAGATGCAGGACGTCAAGTACGCCGGCTCTATCGAACAGAACGGCCGCTTCATGCCCGCGGATGCCGGTCTCAATCCTGAGCGACCTATGTCCACTAACAACCTTGGCAATCTCAAGGTGATCGCCACCGTCGATGACAACGGCAAATCTCTCCCGGGCGAGGCGCGTCTCTACGTCACCGTCCAACGTTTCGTCGACACTCCTATTCGTTGA